In the Candidatus Baltobacteraceae bacterium genome, one interval contains:
- the nagZ gene encoding beta-N-acetylhexosaminidase, protein MTDDIRRMAAGVLCTGFDGVTIDAAFEAQLRATPVAGLILFGRNVESLAQTRALTDRIREILGDAEHPPIVAIDQEGGRVARLRDRVEEIPSMMAVGATRDAALARRAGEALAFDLRRAGVNLDFAPVLDLALQSANTAIGARAFSDDPALVIELAGAAARGMRGAGIATTYKHFPGHGSTAEDSHLGLPAIDETLETLRARDLLPFKALLPEAQSVMTAHIVFRALDPDRPATLSPRILTGLLRDEIGFKGVCFTDCMQMDAIAKTVGTARGAVLALIAGADCALISHSITTAGEAVELIAAAVEDESLPEARLREAHDRVMRFRRSLASPVPLDAAPPAAGVGREIGQAAVTCLRGEARAAAAQSIVVSFEGTTTEGVVGTHSEHASLALHATDLEELRAALEPPVSQIDELLARLAQTRRRPVVLMRRAHLYPEQARAIDRILAQYPEALLVSAREPYDAFEFPQARTVVCTYGDDAPSIAGLADVLFGDVPARGRLPIAAPALVEG, encoded by the coding sequence ATGACCGACGATATCCGCCGCATGGCGGCGGGCGTACTTTGTACCGGGTTCGACGGCGTCACAATCGACGCCGCGTTCGAAGCACAGCTGCGAGCGACGCCGGTGGCCGGGCTGATTCTCTTTGGCCGCAACGTCGAATCGCTCGCGCAGACGCGCGCGCTGACCGATCGCATTCGCGAGATACTCGGCGATGCGGAACATCCGCCGATCGTTGCGATCGATCAAGAAGGCGGCCGCGTCGCGCGTTTGCGCGACCGCGTGGAAGAGATTCCGTCGATGATGGCGGTCGGCGCTACGCGGGATGCGGCGCTTGCCCGCCGGGCCGGCGAAGCGCTCGCCTTCGATCTGCGACGCGCGGGCGTCAATCTCGATTTCGCGCCGGTGCTCGATTTGGCGCTGCAGAGCGCGAACACCGCGATCGGTGCGCGTGCGTTTAGCGACGACCCGGCGCTGGTCATCGAACTTGCCGGCGCGGCCGCTCGCGGGATGCGCGGTGCCGGTATCGCGACGACCTACAAACACTTTCCCGGACACGGTTCGACCGCGGAGGATTCGCATCTCGGGCTCCCGGCGATCGACGAGACGCTCGAGACCTTACGCGCGCGCGATCTGCTGCCGTTCAAAGCCTTGCTGCCCGAAGCGCAGTCGGTGATGACGGCACATATCGTTTTCCGCGCTCTCGATCCGGATCGGCCCGCCACGCTTTCGCCGCGCATTCTCACCGGTTTGCTGCGTGACGAGATCGGCTTCAAGGGCGTCTGTTTTACCGACTGCATGCAGATGGACGCGATCGCAAAGACCGTCGGCACCGCTCGCGGTGCCGTGCTCGCGCTGATCGCCGGCGCCGATTGTGCGTTGATCTCGCACAGCATTACCACCGCCGGGGAAGCTGTCGAACTCATCGCCGCAGCGGTGGAAGATGAAAGCTTGCCCGAAGCGCGTCTGCGAGAAGCGCACGATCGCGTGATGCGTTTCCGGCGTTCGCTCGCGTCTCCCGTACCGCTCGACGCGGCGCCGCCGGCCGCGGGCGTAGGTCGCGAGATTGGCCAGGCCGCCGTTACCTGTTTGCGCGGCGAGGCTCGGGCCGCGGCCGCACAAAGCATCGTCGTAAGTTTTGAAGGCACGACGACCGAGGGGGTCGTCGGAACGCATAGCGAGCACGCCTCGCTCGCATTGCATGCGACCGATCTCGAGGAATTGCGCGCGGCGCTCGAACCGCCGGTTTCACAGATCGACGAACTGCTCGCGCGACTCGCGCAGACGCGGCGTCGGCCCGTCGTGCTGATGCGTCGCGCGCACCTCTATCCGGAGCAGGCTCGCGCCATCGATCGGATTCTGGCGCAATATCCCGAGGCGCTGCTCGTATCGGCCCGCGAGCCGTACGATGCGTTTGAGTTTCCGCAGGCCCGTACGGTCGTCTGCACGTATGGCGACGACGCTCCGAGCATTGCCGGCCTCGCCGACGTGCTCTTTGGTGACGTGCCGGCTCGGGGCCGGCTCCCGATCGCCGCACCCGCGCTCGTCGAAGGATGA
- a CDS encoding cupin domain-containing protein, with product MMQRLAIAGVRSWSRWQPDRGMFFNSYLIERAGGNLAVDPLALDEADVRELESLGGIAVVVLTNRDHEREAAQIRSRFGARVLASEIEAPLFGLPLDGTFRDGQEVSDGVVALGLPHGKTPGEVALHLPELRTAIVGDAIIGTPAGSLCLLADDKLADREAFVLALRRLWALRLESLLLCDGAPLFAGADDAIGTLLEARGGIGVNRINIDEVTWIDDASPNGVYAASDAEVGDLIGARKLGYRLAIVPPGKRYCPLHAHDREEEMFFVLEGEPTIRSMRGSVRLRPGDIIAFPTGDRGAHQLLNESEGPAKLLLLGMERADEIVYYPDSDKVSISSREIRVRGTPQLPYYEGEE from the coding sequence ATGATGCAGCGCTTAGCAATCGCCGGCGTTCGGAGCTGGTCGCGCTGGCAGCCCGACCGCGGGATGTTTTTCAATAGCTACCTGATCGAACGAGCCGGCGGAAACCTCGCCGTCGACCCGCTCGCGCTCGACGAGGCCGACGTTCGCGAACTCGAATCGCTCGGCGGCATCGCCGTCGTGGTTCTCACCAATCGCGATCACGAGCGGGAAGCCGCGCAGATTCGCAGCCGTTTCGGCGCGCGGGTTCTGGCCTCGGAGATCGAAGCGCCGCTTTTTGGGCTTCCGCTCGACGGAACGTTTCGCGACGGCCAGGAGGTCTCCGACGGCGTCGTTGCGCTCGGGCTGCCTCACGGCAAGACGCCCGGCGAGGTGGCGCTGCATTTGCCCGAGCTTCGGACGGCGATCGTGGGTGACGCGATCATCGGCACCCCCGCCGGGTCGCTCTGCTTGCTCGCCGACGACAAGCTGGCGGACCGCGAAGCGTTCGTGCTGGCCTTGCGCCGCCTCTGGGCCCTGCGTCTGGAATCGCTCCTGCTGTGCGACGGCGCCCCGCTCTTTGCCGGCGCCGACGATGCGATCGGTACGCTGCTCGAGGCGCGCGGCGGCATCGGCGTCAACCGCATCAACATCGACGAGGTGACCTGGATCGACGACGCGAGTCCGAACGGAGTCTACGCCGCGAGCGACGCGGAGGTCGGCGACCTGATTGGAGCGCGGAAGCTCGGCTATCGTCTGGCGATCGTCCCGCCGGGTAAGCGCTACTGCCCGCTGCACGCGCACGATCGAGAAGAAGAGATGTTCTTCGTCTTAGAGGGCGAGCCGACGATCCGCTCGATGCGGGGGTCGGTCCGGTTGCGGCCGGGAGACATCATCGCCTTTCCGACCGGCGATCGCGGCGCGCACCAGCTTCTTAACGAAAGCGAGGGCCCGGCGAAGCTGCTGCTCCTAGGAATGGAACGCGCGGATGAGATCGTCTACTATCCCGACTCCGACAAAGTCAGCATCTCGTCGCGTGAAATTCGAGTCCGCGGCACGCCGCAACTCCCGTACTACGAGGGCGAGGAATAG
- a CDS encoding DUF5666 domain-containing protein: MIAALALGGYGRALADPPAWAHHGVYNFEDGGQAQDRGSVAGTIASVDYSSGEFTLDTAKGRITVQVTPSTSIFRGKSGYAALTDLRQGARVQVFVSQVDGRLIAQIIRIR; this comes from the coding sequence ATGATTGCCGCGCTCGCTCTCGGCGGCTACGGTCGCGCGCTCGCGGATCCGCCGGCCTGGGCGCATCATGGCGTCTACAACTTTGAAGACGGCGGACAGGCGCAGGACCGCGGCTCGGTGGCGGGCACGATTGCGAGCGTCGATTATTCCTCCGGCGAGTTCACCCTGGATACGGCGAAGGGCCGCATCACCGTGCAGGTGACGCCGAGCACGAGCATCTTCCGCGGCAAGTCCGGGTACGCCGCACTCACGGACCTGCGTCAGGGCGCCCGCGTTCAAGTTTTCGTCAGCCAGGTCGACGGCCGATTGATCGCTCAAATCATCCGTATCCGCTAG
- a CDS encoding ABC transporter ATP-binding protein, whose amino-acid sequence MAAVVAENLHKSYSDRRGRRAVLDGVSFSVAEGRTLVVLGPSGAGKSTLLRLLAGLESLDSGSIMLGGREIADVPAERRGVALVFQDDALFPHLTIFENLAFSMRLRRAGESQIERRVREVADALAISAHLRERPARLSGGERQRASIARAILSDPQVLALDEPLAHLDPELRAHVRSQFVGFRARFSGPAIYVTHDHVEAFAVADELAILIDGRIVQCGQPQALYDSPVDLRVARFFGTPQMNLLQDTMETIGIRPEHVVLRDDGAVRGEVAGYERGGSDWYVRVSTPRGDVLARMPQTWHDRPALGAPLAMEFPTAHVRRFDNSTGKARR is encoded by the coding sequence GTGGCCGCCGTCGTCGCGGAAAACCTTCATAAATCGTATTCGGACCGTCGGGGCCGTCGAGCAGTGCTCGACGGCGTTTCGTTTTCTGTGGCCGAAGGACGGACGCTGGTCGTGTTGGGCCCCTCGGGAGCGGGGAAAAGCACGTTGCTGCGCCTGCTCGCCGGCCTCGAATCGCTCGATTCGGGGAGCATCATGCTGGGCGGACGCGAGATCGCCGATGTGCCCGCCGAACGGCGCGGTGTGGCCCTCGTCTTTCAAGACGACGCGCTCTTCCCGCATCTGACGATCTTCGAGAATCTGGCGTTCTCGATGCGGTTGCGCCGTGCGGGCGAATCGCAGATCGAGCGACGCGTGCGCGAAGTCGCCGATGCGTTGGCGATCTCGGCGCACCTGCGCGAACGCCCGGCCCGCCTCTCGGGCGGCGAGCGGCAGCGCGCCTCGATCGCGCGCGCGATTCTGAGCGATCCGCAAGTTCTCGCGCTCGACGAACCCCTCGCGCATCTCGATCCCGAGTTGCGAGCGCACGTCCGCTCGCAGTTCGTCGGGTTTCGCGCGCGGTTTTCAGGGCCGGCCATTTACGTCACGCACGACCACGTTGAAGCGTTTGCCGTCGCCGACGAACTCGCAATCCTTATCGACGGACGTATCGTGCAGTGCGGGCAGCCGCAGGCGCTCTACGATTCGCCCGTCGATCTGCGAGTTGCCAGGTTTTTCGGAACGCCGCAGATGAATCTGTTGCAAGACACGATGGAAACGATTGGAATACGACCCGAGCACGTCGTCCTGCGCGACGATGGTGCGGTGCGAGGAGAAGTCGCGGGGTACGAGCGGGGCGGCTCGGATTGGTACGTGCGGGTATCGACGCCGCGCGGCGACGTGCTCGCGCGTATGCCGCAAACGTGGCACGATCGCCCCGCACTCGGGGCGCCGCTCGCGATGGAATTTCCGACCGCGCACGTGCGCAGGTTCGATAACTCTACTGGGAAAGCGAGACGATGA
- a CDS encoding LrgB family protein — protein sequence MLDILDMIVGCAVTIGVYLLMERLSRAGRDHPLLNPVLTSMLLIGAALYALHIPYERYAAAAWPISFLLTPATIALAVPLFRNAAIIRRSALPLGVALLCGSATAVLTAVLCAHVFGLPDVVLRSLAPKSVTTPVAMIVSAQIGGSPTLTAAFAIVSGVIGAMFAPMILGAKHDRRFRGFGIGIASHGIGTARALAIDVLAGTFSGLALGLNAIATALLLPPVFHLLLAWFSR from the coding sequence ATGCTCGATATACTCGATATGATCGTAGGCTGCGCGGTAACGATCGGCGTTTACCTGCTCATGGAGCGGCTCTCGCGCGCGGGTCGAGACCATCCGCTGCTCAATCCGGTCTTAACCTCGATGCTCCTTATCGGTGCCGCGCTCTACGCGCTGCATATTCCGTACGAGCGTTACGCGGCGGCTGCGTGGCCAATCTCGTTTCTTTTGACTCCCGCGACGATCGCGCTCGCGGTTCCGCTCTTTCGTAACGCCGCTATCATACGCCGGTCCGCACTTCCGCTGGGCGTCGCGCTGCTCTGCGGCTCCGCCACGGCCGTGCTTACCGCCGTGCTCTGTGCGCACGTTTTCGGACTGCCCGACGTGGTGTTGCGATCGCTCGCTCCGAAGTCGGTGACGACGCCAGTCGCCATGATCGTGAGCGCGCAGATCGGCGGTTCGCCGACGCTTACGGCCGCGTTCGCGATCGTGAGCGGCGTGATCGGAGCGATGTTCGCGCCGATGATTCTCGGTGCGAAGCACGATCGGCGTTTTCGCGGATTCGGCATCGGCATCGCCTCGCACGGAATCGGGACGGCGCGCGCGCTTGCGATCGACGTGCTCGCCGGAACGTTTTCGGGCCTCGCTTTGGGACTCAACGCAATCGCAACGGCGCTCCTCTTGCCGCCCGTGTTTCATCTGCTGTTGGCCTGGTTCTCGCGCTAG
- a CDS encoding serine hydrolase domain-containing protein yields MTRTAIAPEFAAVEALLQDACGTQFTAAVARVERGGRPVFERAYGRTRDDAFGEPIYVDTSFDLASITKIFVSTLALALVADGVLDLDEPLGKRIPEWAGNEHASISLRMLLAHDAGMNSGADYRQLLGHDVVAYTLERELVAPPGERVIYSDLGFIALGELLTRATGRALPALLRDRMPALDAIFRPAATQRPAIPATEDDGWRGRVQGEVHDEKAYLMGGVAGHAGIFGTAADVARLTEHYLGPLCGRAPGFLPESLVREATREIAFDPILRRGLGWALKTSDENSCGRTLSAQTFGHTGFVGTCVWADPARDISGVLLTNSVYFGRRDTRDLRAAFYDAIAAA; encoded by the coding sequence ATGACGCGCACGGCTATTGCCCCGGAGTTCGCTGCGGTGGAGGCGTTGCTGCAGGATGCCTGCGGCACGCAATTCACGGCGGCGGTCGCGCGCGTCGAGCGCGGCGGCCGACCCGTCTTCGAACGCGCGTACGGCCGTACGCGCGACGACGCGTTCGGCGAGCCGATCTACGTCGATACCTCTTTCGATCTTGCGTCGATTACCAAGATCTTCGTCTCGACGCTCGCGCTCGCGCTGGTTGCCGACGGCGTGCTCGACCTCGACGAGCCGCTTGGAAAGCGGATTCCCGAATGGGCCGGCAACGAGCACGCTTCCATTAGCTTGCGCATGTTGCTCGCGCACGATGCCGGCATGAACTCCGGCGCCGACTATCGCCAACTGCTCGGACACGACGTCGTTGCCTACACGCTCGAACGCGAACTCGTCGCGCCGCCGGGCGAGCGCGTTATCTACAGCGATCTCGGCTTCATCGCGCTCGGCGAACTGTTGACGCGAGCGACGGGACGCGCGTTGCCGGCGTTGCTTCGCGATCGCATGCCCGCGCTCGATGCGATCTTTCGACCCGCCGCAACGCAGCGGCCGGCGATCCCGGCTACCGAAGATGACGGCTGGCGCGGACGCGTGCAGGGCGAAGTACACGACGAAAAGGCCTATCTCATGGGCGGCGTCGCCGGTCACGCCGGCATCTTTGGAACGGCCGCCGACGTTGCGCGGCTCACCGAACACTATCTCGGGCCGCTCTGCGGACGCGCGCCGGGCTTCCTTCCCGAATCGCTCGTGCGCGAGGCGACTCGCGAGATCGCGTTCGATCCGATTTTGCGCCGCGGACTCGGATGGGCGCTCAAGACGAGCGACGAGAACTCGTGCGGCCGCACGCTCTCGGCGCAGACGTTCGGGCACACGGGATTCGTCGGAACGTGCGTGTGGGCGGATCCGGCGCGCGATATTTCGGGCGTACTGCTGACGAACAGCGTCTATTTCGGCCGTCGCGACACGCGCGATCTGCGCGCCGCCTTCTACGACGCCATCGCCGCCGCATGA
- a CDS encoding CidA/LrgA family protein: MSLAVGGLLALLALLFLRRRVDPPIDLTSRWLLRWFPLFFVPAGVGVIRYLALIRVYWLGLAVALVLSVALAILVTALVGGAIARVQERT; the protein is encoded by the coding sequence GTGAGCCTCGCAGTCGGCGGTCTGCTCGCCCTGCTCGCTCTGCTCTTTCTTCGCCGCCGGGTCGATCCGCCGATCGATCTTACGAGCCGCTGGCTCTTACGATGGTTTCCGCTCTTTTTCGTGCCGGCGGGTGTCGGCGTCATCCGATACCTCGCGTTGATTCGCGTATATTGGCTGGGACTCGCCGTCGCGCTGGTGCTCTCCGTCGCGCTCGCAATTCTCGTAACCGCGCTCGTCGGAGGCGCGATCGCGCGCGTGCAAGAGCGGACGTAA
- a CDS encoding anhydro-N-acetylmuramic acid kinase — protein sequence MIAVGLMSGTSLDGIDAALCRIVPHGAGYDVELLDFTTTPFSADLRAELTAALPPNTGSVEDVAALHRRLGEAFAHAAQTLLRGRHVDYVASHGQTLWHDGDRHFTLQVADPFAIRETLGVTVCFDFRSADVAAGGHGAPLVPYVDALLLASGVEDRVAVNIGGIANLTVLRRGVAPPEVIAFDSGPGNMLIDAFVRERTDGTHAYDAGGALAAAGVADRTALAAMLDDAYFAQAPPKTTGRERFGAQFLAAHARALDALSLEDGAATLTALTAATLADAIRTHAPPGARVLISGGGARNAAILRGLAERLTGFVVEPSTAMLDPDAKEAIAFAILGYETLRERAANVPRVTGAARTVPLGAIAPHNLRALLETLEAECRR from the coding sequence ATGATCGCCGTCGGGCTGATGAGCGGTACGTCGCTCGACGGTATCGACGCCGCACTCTGCCGAATCGTTCCGCACGGCGCCGGATACGACGTCGAGCTTCTCGATTTCACGACGACGCCGTTTTCAGCCGATCTGCGCGCGGAACTGACGGCCGCGCTCCCGCCGAATACGGGTTCGGTGGAGGATGTCGCCGCGCTGCACCGCCGGCTCGGTGAGGCGTTCGCGCACGCCGCGCAAACGCTTCTGCGGGGGCGGCACGTCGACTACGTCGCTTCGCACGGTCAGACACTCTGGCACGACGGCGATCGGCACTTCACGCTGCAGGTCGCGGACCCGTTCGCGATTCGCGAAACGCTGGGCGTGACGGTCTGCTTCGATTTTCGCAGCGCCGACGTGGCCGCCGGCGGGCACGGCGCGCCGCTCGTGCCCTATGTCGATGCGCTACTGCTCGCGAGCGGCGTTGAAGATCGCGTCGCCGTTAATATCGGCGGCATCGCGAATCTTACGGTCTTGCGTCGCGGCGTCGCACCGCCCGAGGTGATCGCCTTCGATAGCGGGCCGGGAAATATGCTGATCGACGCGTTCGTGCGCGAGCGCACCGACGGAACCCACGCGTACGACGCCGGCGGCGCGCTAGCCGCGGCCGGCGTTGCCGACCGAACCGCTCTTGCGGCGATGCTCGACGATGCGTACTTCGCGCAGGCTCCGCCGAAAACGACCGGCCGGGAGCGCTTCGGAGCGCAGTTTCTCGCCGCTCACGCCCGCGCGTTGGATGCGCTTTCGCTCGAGGACGGCGCCGCGACGCTGACCGCGCTCACGGCGGCGACGCTGGCGGATGCGATTCGAACGCACGCGCCGCCGGGCGCCCGCGTTCTCATCAGCGGCGGCGGCGCGCGCAATGCGGCGATCCTGCGCGGGCTGGCAGAACGGCTTACGGGCTTCGTTGTCGAACCATCGACGGCAATGCTCGACCCGGATGCCAAAGAAGCGATCGCGTTCGCGATTCTCGGCTACGAAACGCTGCGCGAACGCGCGGCCAACGTTCCGCGCGTCACCGGCGCCGCGCGCACCGTGCCGCTCGGAGCGATCGCGCCGCACAACCTGCGCGCCCTTCTCGAAACGCTGGAGGCCGAATGCCGACGGTAA
- a CDS encoding BadF/BadG/BcrA/BcrD ATPase family protein has protein sequence MPTVTIGVDAGGTSTIAAIARDGKLQRTHEGAAANASSRGVEPASETIVQTILAVLDGAMPDAIVVGAAGAGRSGVASAIEGTIRARFAPARVLVRDDAFIALRAVVPAGDGAVVIAGTGSIAYAERDNRAYRSGGFGYLAGDEGSGFAIGQAALKTLVRAFDGRAPQDAFVQALAAELDVADAIAAIDRIYGSPNPVTRIAALAPIVLESANAGERAATKILQVAALDLAELLKAVIRKAGFDAPSVPIVFAGGLLRRNSMLTYLLETRLQNEFPHMPIRKEAVEPYAGALAAAERLASE, from the coding sequence ATGCCGACGGTAACGATCGGCGTCGACGCCGGGGGAACCTCGACGATCGCCGCGATCGCGCGCGATGGTAAACTGCAGCGAACGCACGAGGGAGCCGCGGCCAATGCGAGTTCGCGCGGCGTCGAACCCGCGAGCGAGACGATCGTGCAGACGATCCTCGCCGTCCTCGACGGCGCGATGCCCGATGCAATCGTCGTGGGCGCCGCCGGAGCCGGCCGTTCGGGCGTCGCGTCGGCGATCGAGGGGACAATTCGCGCGCGGTTCGCGCCGGCGCGCGTGCTCGTGCGCGACGACGCGTTCATCGCGCTGCGCGCGGTCGTGCCGGCCGGTGACGGCGCGGTCGTAATTGCCGGAACCGGCTCGATCGCGTATGCGGAGCGCGACAATCGCGCGTATCGCAGCGGCGGCTTCGGCTACCTGGCGGGCGACGAAGGTTCGGGCTTTGCAATCGGACAGGCGGCCCTCAAAACGCTCGTACGCGCGTTCGACGGGCGCGCGCCGCAGGATGCATTCGTGCAGGCACTCGCGGCCGAGCTCGATGTGGCCGACGCCATTGCCGCGATCGATCGGATCTACGGCTCGCCGAACCCGGTCACGCGCATCGCCGCCCTCGCGCCAATCGTGCTGGAATCCGCCAACGCGGGCGAGCGCGCCGCGACCAAGATCTTACAGGTGGCCGCGCTCGATCTCGCGGAGTTACTCAAAGCCGTGATTCGCAAAGCGGGTTTCGACGCGCCGAGCGTGCCGATCGTCTTTGCCGGAGGCCTTTTGCGGCGCAACAGTATGCTCACGTACCTGCTGGAGACCCGTTTGCAGAACGAATTCCCACACATGCCGATCCGCAAAGAAGCGGTGGAACCCTACGCTGGCGCACTCGCCGCGGCCGAACGACTGGCGAGCGAGTGA
- a CDS encoding N-acetylmuramic acid 6-phosphate etherase, translating into MHDGLPQTEAVNPRTSGLDALQTADLVHVLADEHRAAVDAVVAQSAAIARAVDEIAPRLRAGGHLHYVGAGTSGRLGFLDASEMPPTFGTDPRLVCGHIAGDLPALTRAAEGAEDDGEAGVRAMRGHVLPGDAVVGISASGGAPYVVRAIAEARSIGAWTLGVANSAGAPLLAAADLGIALLTGAEPLTGSTRLKAGTSQKVLLNTLSTATMVRLGKVYDNLMVDVVATNHKLRQRARRLVERIAHVDPERAQALLDAADGRVKIAVVMASHGVDAPAARAVLDAHGGDLRASL; encoded by the coding sequence ATGCACGACGGCCTGCCGCAGACCGAAGCGGTCAATCCGCGAACCAGCGGACTCGATGCGCTGCAAACCGCCGACTTGGTTCACGTGCTGGCCGACGAACATCGCGCCGCCGTCGATGCGGTCGTCGCGCAGAGCGCCGCGATCGCCCGAGCGGTTGACGAGATCGCGCCGCGTCTGCGCGCCGGCGGTCACCTGCACTACGTCGGCGCGGGAACGAGCGGGCGGCTCGGTTTCTTGGATGCATCCGAGATGCCGCCGACCTTCGGGACCGATCCGCGACTCGTGTGCGGGCATATCGCCGGCGATCTGCCGGCGCTCACGCGGGCGGCGGAAGGGGCTGAGGACGACGGCGAAGCCGGCGTGCGCGCGATGCGCGGGCACGTGCTGCCGGGCGATGCCGTGGTGGGTATCTCGGCGAGCGGCGGTGCGCCGTACGTGGTGCGCGCGATCGCCGAAGCACGTTCGATCGGCGCGTGGACGCTCGGGGTAGCCAACTCCGCCGGCGCACCGCTGCTCGCGGCAGCCGATCTGGGCATCGCGTTGTTGACCGGCGCCGAGCCGCTGACCGGATCGACGCGCCTCAAAGCCGGCACGTCGCAGAAAGTACTGCTCAACACGCTTTCGACCGCGACGATGGTTCGCTTGGGGAAAGTCTACGACAACTTGATGGTCGACGTCGTCGCGACCAATCACAAGCTGCGCCAGCGGGCGCGACGTTTGGTCGAACGGATCGCGCATGTGGATCCCGAGCGCGCGCAAGCGTTGCTCGACGCGGCCGACGGTCGCGTGAAGATCGCGGTCGTTATGGCGAGCCACGGCGTCGACGCGCCGGCGGCGCGTGCGGTGCTCGACGCGCACGGCGGGGATTTGCGCGCGAGCCTGTGA
- a CDS encoding aspartyl protease family protein — protein sequence MGFAARAALLCALLLPLLGASSQQAPLQTVLDRMRAASGLPDRAHIASAAQYRDDTILITRHEDTDGLRELSEHCNEAICLGMYFDGERFYAVNMNGTALPSSHIDYYSRGLRTITSDAFLEPAFARDGGHIEDRGLVTVDSKSYRRLAVAARDAIPMEVDVDRQTWLVARTRDANEDAEFRFGDYRRVGSYMLPFAIDRNGQAFERYKTRSVATVPFEPPKGLVPVWNGSAPMALDSSIVAPIGTCTIAGIAVRCLIDTGNSGIAMSLDLAEQLHAPIVGAFRVNGLGEYATEVVTAGPLRVGSATFGQAKYVVLHDIHAYGYDLVLGADVLANTSLTLDNDAHTATFENPSGDASPNGIALDFENFLPVVAVKLGSLSTHLAVDTGDQSTINLSYEYYRQHADLFKATRSQGVEGVGGTSVELLGVIPVAQIGGFDVTSPSIGSTQILRGASHGHIGAGLLAHFRMVLDYSRRRLSLFARRGDNAVRKSP from the coding sequence ATGGGATTCGCCGCCAGAGCCGCATTGCTCTGCGCGCTGTTGCTCCCGCTTTTGGGGGCATCGTCGCAGCAGGCGCCGCTCCAGACCGTGCTCGATCGAATGCGCGCGGCCTCCGGCTTGCCCGATCGAGCGCACATCGCGAGCGCCGCGCAGTATCGCGACGACACCATCCTCATCACGCGGCACGAAGATACCGATGGGTTGCGAGAACTCTCCGAGCATTGCAACGAAGCGATCTGCCTGGGCATGTATTTCGATGGGGAACGCTTCTACGCGGTCAATATGAACGGCACCGCGCTGCCCAGCTCGCACATCGACTACTATTCACGAGGATTGCGCACCATTACGAGCGACGCGTTTCTCGAACCGGCTTTCGCGCGCGACGGCGGTCACATCGAGGACCGCGGCCTCGTAACGGTCGATTCGAAATCGTATCGCCGGCTCGCCGTCGCCGCCCGCGACGCGATCCCGATGGAAGTAGATGTCGATCGGCAAACGTGGCTGGTCGCGCGGACGCGCGACGCCAACGAAGACGCCGAGTTCCGCTTCGGCGATTACCGGCGCGTCGGCAGCTATATGCTGCCGTTTGCGATCGACCGCAACGGCCAGGCGTTCGAGCGCTACAAAACGCGATCGGTTGCGACGGTACCCTTCGAGCCGCCGAAGGGACTCGTGCCGGTTTGGAACGGCTCGGCTCCAATGGCGTTAGATTCCTCGATCGTCGCGCCCATCGGTACTTGCACGATCGCGGGCATCGCGGTCCGATGCCTCATCGATACGGGGAACTCCGGCATCGCGATGAGTTTGGATCTAGCCGAACAACTGCACGCGCCGATCGTGGGAGCGTTTCGCGTCAACGGGCTGGGCGAATACGCGACCGAAGTCGTGACGGCCGGCCCGCTGCGCGTCGGCAGCGCAACGTTCGGGCAAGCGAAGTACGTCGTTCTGCACGACATTCACGCCTACGGATACGACCTCGTCTTGGGAGCCGACGTCCTCGCGAATACGTCGCTCACCCTCGACAACGACGCGCACACCGCAACGTTCGAAAATCCGTCGGGGGATGCGTCGCCGAACGGGATCGCCTTGGACTTCGAGAACTTCTTGCCCGTCGTCGCCGTAAAGCTCGGCTCGCTCAGCACGCATCTCGCGGTCGATACCGGCGATCAATCGACGATCAATCTTAGCTACGAATATTACCGCCAGCACGCGGATCTCTTCAAGGCGACGCGTTCGCAGGGCGTCGAGGGCGTCGGCGGCACGAGCGTGGAACTGCTCGGCGTCATCCCGGTCGCGCAGATCGGCGGGTTCGACGTTACCTCGCCGTCGATCGGCTCGACCCAGATTCTTCGCGGCGCGTCGCACGGCCACATCGGCGCCGGCTTGCTCGCGCATTTCCGCATGGTCCTCGACTATTCGCGCCGCCGGTTATCGCTTTTTGCCCGCCGTGGCGACAACGCCGTTCGCAAATCTCCCTGA